One part of the Vibrio ponticus genome encodes these proteins:
- the lepB gene encoding signal peptidase I, producing the protein MFAITLVKKFTTAIVNVFSCGLIATLHDKKHGVICAILLSITSIISHNKYFFSFDLFLVSMFFQFLIVMFLFFSGFFVSVKAKNTSEFKYPLVWLNTVLLLMLYIFPVSTLEVMQGQGVSMEPTVSEDNIIFLIKLSEQDQISRDDLVSFERDLDIPYMKRVVGLPKDRLEIDGDRIYINSKLVGYILDKKHQRTLMTEIPEGSYFVLGDNPVNSIDSREFEEIYINRMAIKSKVLGYL; encoded by the coding sequence TTGTTCGCTATCACATTGGTTAAAAAATTCACAACTGCTATTGTTAACGTTTTCAGTTGTGGTTTGATTGCTACTCTGCATGATAAAAAACATGGGGTTATTTGTGCTATTCTTCTCAGTATAACTTCTATAATATCCCATAATAAATATTTTTTTTCATTTGATTTATTTTTGGTTTCAATGTTCTTTCAGTTTTTGATTGTGATGTTTTTATTTTTTAGCGGTTTTTTTGTCTCTGTGAAGGCGAAAAATACAAGTGAGTTTAAGTATCCTCTAGTTTGGTTAAATACAGTCCTATTATTAATGCTATACATATTTCCTGTATCGACTTTGGAAGTTATGCAGGGACAGGGGGTAAGTATGGAGCCTACCGTTTCAGAGGATAATATTATCTTTCTTATCAAATTATCCGAACAAGACCAAATAAGTAGAGATGATCTGGTTTCGTTCGAAAGAGATTTAGATATTCCATATATGAAAAGGGTGGTTGGTTTACCTAAAGATAGGTTAGAGATTGATGGAGATAGAATATATATTAATAGTAAATTAGTGGGATATATACTTGATAAAAAACACCAGAGAACCCTAATGACTGAGATTCCTGAAGGAAGTTATTTTGTCTTGGGTGATAATCCAGTAAACTCAATAGATTCACGAGAATTTGAAGAGATTTATATAAATAGAATGGCGATAAAATCAAAAGTATTAGGTTATTTATAG
- a CDS encoding class I SAM-dependent methyltransferase: MDITQHNSTAWDKDDGFEEWKQPVSSDVINDARNGIAEVLLTNSKPVPSDWYMPIKGKKLLCLASGGGQQAPVFAAMGANVTVTDMSLGQLNKDRMVMERENLSMEIIQRDMCDLSIFDDESFDIVFHPISNCFIGNPNLVWSECYRVLKKGGLLLSGFVNPLLYLFDLKGMEKGELKITNTIPYSDIEQLSKAELEERISNNDTLEYGHSLETQIGGQTAAGFAIIGMYEDISHDDVLDKHIKSSMATKAIKLA, from the coding sequence ATGGACATCACACAGCACAACAGTACCGCTTGGGACAAAGATGATGGGTTTGAAGAGTGGAAGCAACCTGTGTCATCTGACGTAATTAACGACGCAAGAAATGGGATTGCAGAAGTTCTTCTGACTAACTCCAAACCAGTACCTTCTGATTGGTATATGCCCATAAAAGGTAAAAAGCTGCTATGTCTCGCTTCTGGTGGGGGACAACAAGCACCGGTATTCGCTGCAATGGGAGCAAATGTCACAGTAACGGATATGAGTCTAGGTCAACTCAACAAAGATAGAATGGTCATGGAGAGAGAGAATCTCAGCATGGAAATAATTCAAAGAGATATGTGTGATCTTTCAATATTCGATGACGAATCATTCGATATTGTTTTTCATCCTATATCAAACTGTTTTATTGGAAACCCCAATCTTGTTTGGTCAGAGTGTTATCGAGTCTTAAAAAAGGGTGGTTTATTACTATCAGGATTTGTGAACCCATTACTGTATCTTTTTGACTTAAAAGGTATGGAGAAAGGTGAGTTGAAAATCACAAACACTATTCCGTATTCAGACATAGAGCAGCTATCCAAGGCTGAACTTGAAGAAAGAATTAGTAACAATGATACGCTCGAGTATGGTCATTCTCTTGAAACACAAATAGGCGGGCAAACAGCAGCAGGCTTTGCAATCATTGGCATGTATGAAGACATCAGCCATGACGATGTTCTAGATAAACACATAAAAAGTAGTATGGCGACCAAGGCAATCAAACTCGCCTAG
- a CDS encoding MarR family winged helix-turn-helix transcriptional regulator, which produces MSNLTQVIDRFYHDMAINDLRIMNGSLEKSKLSYHSILYLDIIMGYPGKYTASEIADLLMVARPAVTQKINALEKLNLIKKVQCSSDKRKHYLHPNLATFPEKGQYNQTDDWVESKLKEAYSQKELDKFCEILGFVGNLYKEK; this is translated from the coding sequence ATGAGCAATTTAACGCAAGTCATTGATAGGTTTTACCATGATATGGCAATCAATGACCTGAGAATCATGAATGGTTCCTTAGAAAAATCCAAGTTGAGTTACCACAGCATCTTATATCTGGACATTATTATGGGCTATCCAGGAAAGTACACTGCTTCTGAAATCGCAGATTTACTGATGGTTGCTCGCCCAGCGGTAACACAAAAAATAAATGCTTTAGAGAAGCTCAATCTAATCAAGAAAGTTCAATGTAGTAGTGATAAAAGAAAACACTATTTACACCCAAACTTAGCAACATTCCCCGAAAAAGGACAATACAACCAAACTGATGATTGGGTGGAATCCAAACTTAAAGAGGCTTATTCACAAAAGGAACTTGATAAATTTTGTGAAATATTAGGGTTTGTTGGAAATCTGTATAAAGAAAAATAA
- a CDS encoding permease, protein MSNELMTMARDALDMFAFLAVELIILFLAISYIVGVLQEFLTPEKIQSILSSRNGKGYFIAALLGSITPFCSCSTIPFLKGLLRARAGFGPMMVFLFASPLLNPVIIGLFVVTFGWQVALFYFAIAMTVSVVAGYVLEKLGFERYVKPEAYESANASSCSSKSSCGDSKPAVEAATSCCTKSEPVPAPTSCCTSSKPEPEVKVSCCSTDGTATATMVETKQPSRWMRIWLSTWKDFKQVLPYLMLGIAIGSFIYGFIPTDLIAEYAGAGKWYAIPVAAVIGIPLYIRAEAVIPLSAALVQKGMALGSVMALIIGSAGASLTEVILLKSIFKNQMIAAFLVVILSMAIGAGFLYTVIFG, encoded by the coding sequence ATGAGTAATGAATTGATGACAATGGCACGCGACGCCCTAGACATGTTCGCGTTTTTAGCGGTAGAGTTGATTATTCTATTCCTAGCAATCAGCTACATCGTAGGTGTGTTGCAAGAATTTCTAACCCCAGAAAAGATCCAATCGATCCTAAGTTCGCGAAACGGTAAAGGTTACTTTATCGCGGCACTATTAGGTTCTATTACACCGTTCTGCTCGTGCTCAACCATCCCTTTCCTAAAAGGCTTGCTACGTGCGCGTGCTGGTTTTGGTCCGATGATGGTGTTTCTATTCGCAAGCCCACTACTTAACCCAGTAATTATTGGTCTATTCGTAGTGACGTTTGGCTGGCAAGTGGCGTTGTTCTACTTTGCTATCGCAATGACAGTATCGGTTGTGGCGGGTTATGTGTTAGAAAAACTGGGCTTTGAGCGTTACGTAAAACCTGAAGCTTACGAATCTGCGAATGCATCAAGCTGCTCTAGCAAATCAAGCTGTGGCGATAGCAAACCAGCAGTAGAAGCGGCAACGTCTTGTTGCACTAAATCTGAGCCTGTACCTGCACCGACTAGCTGCTGCACAAGTTCAAAACCAGAGCCTGAAGTGAAAGTATCTTGTTGCTCAACTGACGGTACCGCGACTGCAACTATGGTTGAAACCAAACAACCAAGCCGTTGGATGCGTATTTGGCTTTCAACTTGGAAAGACTTTAAACAAGTACTGCCTTACCTAATGTTAGGTATTGCGATTGGCTCATTTATCTACGGCTTTATTCCAACTGACCTAATCGCGGAATACGCTGGTGCAGGTAAATGGTATGCGATTCCTGTAGCGGCTGTAATTGGTATTCCTTTGTACATTCGTGCTGAAGCGGTCATCCCACTAAGTGCAGCATTGGTACAAAAAGGCATGGCGTTGGGTTCAGTAATGGCGTTGATTATCGGTAGTGCGGGTGCAAGTTTGACAGAAGTTATCTTGCTTAAGTCTATCTTCAAGAACCAAATGATTGCGGCATTCCTAGTGGTTATTCTAAGTATGGCGATTGGCGCAGGCTTCCTGTACACAGTGATCTTCGGCTAA
- a CDS encoding peptidoglycan DD-metalloendopeptidase family protein, whose protein sequence is MNKIRLTLVAVALSAFAVAALISEQPIEPEPAAPIKVTAYQPVTKAANSSASDQPIRVHYFVKVGDTLSGIFSDWNLPYTDLQQILSVDHATLQLDTIKPGDYLEFSLDKQTRRLNSLTYHISLVEKAIYSREQNGEFGYQFTESPSTWRENLYSGSVDGSFSLSAHKLGLSSKQIANITRVLKDKLNFSRALRAGDRFDVLVKEQYLGEHATGNSEIQAISFKLAHGEVAAFLAEDGRFYDREGNSLERAFNRYPIDKQYRRITSPFNPKRKHPVTGRVTPHNGTDFATPVGAPIYSIGDGKVIGVRNHPYAGKYLVIEHNSVYKTRYLHLDKFLVKKGQYVQRGQKIALSGATGRLTGPHLHFEVLVRNRAVDPMKADLPLASSVSDADKPAFIARVKAFDQRLLENRSG, encoded by the coding sequence ATGAACAAAATCAGACTGACATTAGTAGCGGTTGCGCTTAGTGCATTTGCAGTTGCAGCGCTTATTTCCGAGCAGCCGATTGAGCCAGAGCCTGCAGCACCAATTAAAGTCACCGCTTATCAACCTGTCACTAAAGCCGCGAATAGTTCCGCATCGGATCAACCAATACGGGTTCACTACTTTGTAAAAGTGGGCGATACCCTCAGTGGCATTTTTTCCGACTGGAATCTTCCCTATACAGATTTGCAGCAGATACTCTCAGTAGACCATGCGACCTTGCAACTTGATACCATTAAGCCGGGTGACTATTTAGAATTTTCACTCGATAAACAGACAAGACGACTCAATAGTCTGACTTACCATATTAGTTTGGTAGAGAAAGCCATTTATAGCCGGGAGCAAAATGGGGAGTTTGGTTACCAATTTACTGAGTCTCCCTCGACGTGGCGTGAGAACCTTTATTCGGGAAGTGTTGATGGCAGCTTTTCCTTATCTGCACATAAACTTGGGCTTTCTTCTAAGCAGATCGCGAACATAACTCGAGTATTGAAAGATAAGCTCAATTTCTCTCGCGCGTTAAGGGCAGGGGATCGCTTTGATGTATTAGTCAAAGAGCAATATCTTGGCGAACATGCGACTGGTAACAGTGAGATTCAAGCGATTTCATTTAAGCTAGCGCATGGAGAAGTAGCGGCTTTTCTTGCAGAGGACGGGCGGTTTTACGATCGCGAAGGTAATAGTTTGGAGCGTGCGTTTAACCGTTATCCAATTGACAAGCAGTATCGCCGAATTACCTCACCATTTAATCCCAAGCGTAAACACCCCGTCACAGGTAGGGTGACGCCACATAATGGTACAGATTTCGCCACCCCAGTTGGCGCTCCGATATATTCAATCGGCGATGGCAAAGTGATCGGGGTGAGAAATCATCCTTATGCGGGCAAATATTTGGTGATTGAGCACAACAGTGTCTACAAAACGCGTTATCTGCATCTGGATAAGTTTCTGGTTAAGAAAGGGCAATATGTTCAACGCGGTCAAAAAATTGCGCTGTCTGGGGCGACCGGTCGTTTAACTGGACCACATCTGCATTTTGAAGTGCTAGTGCGTAATCGCGCTGTTGACCCAATGAAAGCGGATCTGCCGCTTGCTTCATCAGTGTCTGACGCTGATAAGCCTGCTTTTATCGCGAGGGTTAAAGCCTTTGATCAACGGTTACTTGAGAATAGATCAGGTTAG
- the ggt gene encoding gamma-glutamyltransferase, producing MGKKPLLILSLALLSNLTFAADVADSVAPELTSQINAKQSVTAKEFVVAAAHPLAVEAGYQVLKSGGSAADALVTVQTVLGLVEPQSSGLGGGAFLVYYNAEKQHLTTYDGRETAPLAARPELFQDENGEPLKFFDAVVGGRSVGTPGTVKLLADIHRQYGQLQWASLLKPAIDLARDGFEVSERLASSIARDNERLSRYPDTKRYFFTESGQPLQQGSLLKNAEYAQTLELLAKEGEQAFYRGKIAQDIVSKVQGITDNPGSLAVEDFATYKVIEREPVCAPYRQYQVCGMGPPSSGALTVGQILGITAHFDLSKMGADDPQSWQIIGDASRLAFADRGRYIADTDFVPMPHGLLDPDYLAERARLIQQGKALEQVEPGNPPWNQRIAQADDQSIELPSTTHIVIVDKQGNIISMTSTIENGFGSRVMSNGFLLNNELTDFSFASHKNGYPIANRVEPGKRPRSSMAPTIVMKEGKPYMALGSPGGSRIIGYVAQTLIAHFEWGMDIQQAINMPRMLNRFGSYDLEQGTDAEKLKPALEEMGYKVDIRDLNSGLQGVVFTEGQMIGGADPRREGIVLGD from the coding sequence ATGGGTAAAAAACCGTTGCTGATATTAAGTTTGGCACTGTTGTCGAACCTAACATTTGCTGCTGATGTTGCTGACAGTGTCGCGCCTGAACTCACCAGTCAAATCAATGCAAAACAGAGCGTGACCGCCAAAGAATTTGTGGTTGCTGCGGCGCATCCGTTGGCGGTGGAGGCGGGTTATCAAGTGTTGAAAAGCGGTGGCAGTGCCGCAGATGCTTTAGTGACAGTGCAGACCGTATTAGGCTTGGTTGAGCCGCAATCTTCAGGCTTAGGTGGCGGCGCATTTCTGGTTTACTACAACGCTGAGAAGCAACATCTCACCACCTATGACGGTCGAGAAACTGCGCCGCTAGCCGCAAGACCGGAGCTGTTTCAGGATGAAAACGGCGAGCCACTTAAGTTCTTTGATGCGGTTGTCGGTGGGCGCTCTGTCGGTACGCCAGGTACGGTAAAGCTTCTTGCTGACATTCACCGCCAATACGGTCAGCTTCAATGGGCAAGTTTGCTGAAGCCCGCGATTGACCTTGCAAGAGATGGCTTTGAGGTCTCGGAACGTTTAGCAAGCTCGATTGCGCGTGATAACGAGCGATTAAGCCGCTATCCAGATACCAAGCGTTACTTTTTTACTGAATCCGGACAGCCTTTGCAGCAAGGTAGCCTGTTGAAAAATGCCGAGTATGCTCAGACGCTAGAATTACTGGCGAAAGAGGGCGAGCAAGCCTTCTATCGTGGCAAGATCGCGCAAGATATTGTCAGCAAAGTTCAAGGCATCACGGATAACCCCGGTTCGCTGGCTGTTGAGGACTTTGCTACTTACAAAGTTATCGAGCGAGAGCCAGTTTGTGCACCATATCGTCAGTATCAAGTATGTGGCATGGGACCACCAAGCTCTGGCGCATTAACTGTCGGACAGATCCTTGGCATCACCGCGCACTTTGATCTGAGCAAAATGGGCGCTGATGATCCACAATCTTGGCAGATCATTGGTGATGCCTCACGTTTAGCTTTTGCTGATCGTGGGCGCTATATCGCTGATACGGATTTTGTCCCAATGCCGCATGGCTTGCTTGATCCTGACTACTTGGCAGAGAGAGCTCGTTTGATTCAACAGGGTAAAGCTCTTGAGCAAGTAGAACCAGGCAATCCACCTTGGAACCAGCGAATTGCACAAGCTGATGACCAATCAATTGAGCTGCCAAGTACCACCCATATTGTAATTGTTGATAAGCAGGGCAACATTATCTCCATGACCAGCACGATTGAAAATGGCTTCGGTTCACGGGTGATGAGCAACGGTTTTCTGCTTAATAACGAACTGACTGACTTCTCGTTTGCTTCACACAAAAATGGTTACCCAATCGCCAATCGCGTTGAGCCGGGCAAGCGCCCACGTTCGTCAATGGCGCCAACCATTGTGATGAAAGAGGGCAAACCCTATATGGCACTGGGCTCGCCGGGCGGTTCTCGTATCATCGGGTATGTGGCACAAACGCTTATCGCCCACTTTGAGTGGGGCATGGACATCCAACAGGCGATCAATATGCCTCGTATGCTCAACCGTTTTGGCAGTTATGATTTGGAGCAAGGTACTGACGCGGAGAAGCTTAAACCGGCACTTGAGGAGATGGGCTACAAGGTCGATATTCGTGATTTGAATTCCGGTCTGCAAGGTGTGGTGTTTACCGAAGGTCAGATGATAGGTGGCGCTGATCCAAGGCGAGAAGGCATCGTGTTGGGTGATTGA
- a CDS encoding GNAT family N-acetyltransferase, which produces MSKIEFATGALDAQTHLELTTGLEAHSQNLSAPTYDKQHFNWTVKNEQGKLVAALTADLLWDWLYISELWVDESCRGTGMGSQLMQQAEQHAIAHNLSGLWLWTQSWQAPVFYKRLGFEEFTTFDNFPAGHSRIGLRKTLK; this is translated from the coding sequence ATGTCTAAGATTGAATTCGCTACTGGCGCACTGGATGCGCAAACCCATTTAGAACTGACGACAGGTCTTGAAGCACACAGCCAAAACTTATCAGCACCGACTTACGATAAACAACATTTCAATTGGACGGTGAAAAATGAGCAGGGCAAATTAGTCGCCGCGCTCACCGCTGACTTGCTTTGGGATTGGCTCTACATTAGTGAACTGTGGGTTGATGAAAGTTGTCGAGGCACAGGCATGGGCAGCCAATTGATGCAGCAAGCAGAACAGCATGCTATCGCGCACAACCTGTCTGGTTTATGGCTATGGACACAAAGCTGGCAAGCCCCGGTATTCTATAAACGCCTTGGCTTTGAAGAGTTCACGACTTTTGACAACTTCCCTGCAGGTCATAGCCGTATTGGTTTGAGAAAGACCTTAAAGTAA
- a CDS encoding GNAT family N-acetyltransferase — protein MTNHKTINFLELKQGHAVEFSEGLTIAQIKPSDLADIIEMLNDDRVNPYLYFAPADNSLYEGYFNPLIESTQQAIEAGEWAESPVFVIRDLAGKYMGMTAVTAVMFLVGNYEVGYQLPYHAWRQGIATRACQLMTEIGFNQLGAHKISADCYAANVGSYKTLEKCGFKQEGRQKDYYKTQHGFDDKLYYGMTQAEFSQI, from the coding sequence ATGACTAATCACAAGACAATCAATTTTTTAGAGCTTAAACAGGGACATGCAGTTGAGTTTTCTGAAGGCTTAACCATCGCCCAAATTAAGCCGTCAGACTTAGCCGATATCATCGAGATGTTAAACGATGACCGAGTAAACCCATATCTCTATTTTGCACCTGCGGACAATAGCTTATATGAAGGATATTTTAACCCTCTGATTGAAAGCACCCAACAAGCCATTGAAGCGGGAGAATGGGCAGAGTCACCAGTCTTTGTCATACGCGATCTTGCTGGAAAATATATGGGCATGACAGCGGTAACGGCAGTGATGTTTCTGGTAGGCAACTATGAAGTGGGTTATCAATTGCCTTATCACGCTTGGAGACAAGGCATTGCGACTCGTGCTTGCCAACTGATGACGGAAATTGGTTTTAACCAATTGGGTGCACATAAGATTTCAGCTGATTGTTACGCTGCCAATGTAGGATCATACAAGACGCTTGAGAAATGTGGCTTTAAACAAGAAGGTCGTCAGAAGGATTACTACAAAACGCAGCATGGGTTTGATGACAAGCTGTATTACGGAATGACTCAAGCAGAGTTTAGTCAAATTTAG
- a CDS encoding helix-turn-helix domain-containing protein, with translation MKAWKKPLPGYEWLIHQVWYLEVEEGEVIEPKPYLIPNMRAHLLFTPETQAYSYDNGELILSGWGNHLLTATDKLLLLDDHPPLKRIGITFRPEALYCLNQEAVQPINQCQWFDWLTSLFDKQFQRVLWQSSDDATQLLNTVKQHFDSLSISPNQDKAFLLAQRAVTLIEHHIESPDRVDVAWLANECACSRRTLERSFKLVVGLSVKQYLQMMRLELMVLSIYQQQSDIDWTELSQQFGFSDQSHLIRTLKQQLGKTPTKYLKQRDLTIDIYGDFE, from the coding sequence ATGAAAGCGTGGAAGAAGCCTCTACCTGGCTATGAATGGCTTATCCATCAAGTGTGGTACTTGGAAGTTGAGGAAGGCGAGGTGATCGAGCCTAAACCATACTTGATTCCGAATATGCGTGCGCACTTGTTGTTTACGCCTGAGACGCAGGCTTACAGCTATGACAATGGTGAGTTGATACTCTCGGGGTGGGGAAATCATTTGCTGACGGCGACCGATAAACTGCTATTGCTGGATGATCACCCTCCACTAAAACGTATCGGCATTACGTTTCGCCCTGAAGCGCTTTATTGTTTGAATCAAGAAGCTGTGCAACCCATCAATCAGTGCCAATGGTTTGATTGGCTAACATCGCTATTTGATAAACAGTTTCAGCGAGTACTTTGGCAATCTTCAGACGATGCGACGCAGTTACTCAATACGGTAAAGCAGCATTTTGACTCGCTCTCGATTTCTCCCAATCAAGATAAGGCATTTTTACTGGCACAGAGAGCAGTGACTTTGATTGAGCACCACATCGAATCGCCAGATAGGGTGGATGTGGCATGGTTGGCTAACGAATGCGCTTGTTCGCGTCGAACCCTTGAGCGTAGCTTTAAGCTTGTGGTGGGTTTAAGCGTGAAACAATATCTACAGATGATGCGTTTAGAGCTGATGGTTCTGTCCATTTATCAGCAACAAAGTGACATTGATTGGACAGAACTTTCCCAGCAATTTGGTTTTAGTGATCAATCTCATTTGATTCGTACTCTGAAACAGCAATTGGGCAAAACGCCCACGAAATACCTCAAGCAGCGGGATTTAACTATCGATATCTACGGTGATTTTGAATAG
- the ribB gene encoding 3,4-dihydroxy-2-butanone-4-phosphate synthase, protein MNQTSLLAEFGDPITRVTNAIEALKNGQGVMLLDDEDRENEGDIIYSAEHLTAAQMALMIRECSGIVCLCLTEEHANQLELPPMVENNDSANQTAFTVSIEAKEGVTTGVSAQDRVTTVKTAVAANAKPSDLARPGHVFPLRARAGGVLTRRGHTEGTIDLVTLAGLQPAGLLCELTNPDGTMAKTPEIVTFAKAHNMPVLTIEDIVQYRTQNMQKSA, encoded by the coding sequence ATGAATCAGACATCACTACTTGCCGAATTTGGCGACCCAATCACACGTGTAACCAACGCTATCGAAGCGCTTAAAAACGGCCAAGGCGTTATGCTGCTGGACGATGAAGATCGTGAAAACGAAGGCGATATCATCTATTCAGCCGAACACCTAACCGCTGCGCAAATGGCGCTGATGATTCGCGAATGTAGCGGCATTGTGTGCCTATGTTTAACCGAAGAGCACGCGAACCAACTTGAGCTACCACCAATGGTAGAGAATAACGACAGCGCCAACCAAACGGCGTTTACGGTATCCATTGAGGCAAAAGAAGGGGTAACAACTGGTGTGTCAGCGCAAGATCGCGTGACCACAGTAAAAACGGCTGTTGCTGCGAATGCCAAACCAAGCGATCTCGCTCGTCCGGGTCATGTATTCCCACTGCGCGCTCGTGCTGGCGGCGTTTTAACTCGTCGTGGTCATACTGAAGGCACCATTGATTTGGTAACACTAGCAGGGTTACAACCTGCAGGCTTATTGTGTGAACTGACTAACCCAGACGGCACAATGGCAAAAACACCTGAAATTGTGACATTTGCAAAAGCGCACAATATGCCAGTATTGACGATTGAAGATATCGTTCAGTACCGCACGCAGAATATGCAGAAAAGTGCTTAA